In Natronococcus occultus SP4, the following proteins share a genomic window:
- a CDS encoding acyl-CoA dehydrogenase family protein produces the protein MEFGLSEEQQQIRDEVTRFAENEIVPVAGEYDEEEKYPHEIIDKAAEMGLTGPYIPMEYGGAGYSILDTAIITEELFSYDPGIALSIVSTSFGCEAIMNFGTEDQKERFLEPVAMGEKISGAAISEPDTGSDVSSVSTQAEKDGDEWVINGNKMWITNGTIGDFFVVLCETNPDAEGRYNGFSQIIVESDRDGFEADKITGKLGIRASDTAELIFDDVRVPEENLVGTKDAAFMQQMQFFDETRTAVAAQGVGIAKGATRAALDYAQDREQFGKSISEFQAIQHKLAEMATDTEAARNLTYKAAWKVDQGEDITKLASMAKEYASRVAVDVADEAVQIHGGAGYVNDFPVERFYRDAKITQIYEGTSEIQKNVIAREMLGKGF, from the coding sequence ATGGAATTCGGCCTCTCCGAAGAGCAACAACAGATCCGCGACGAGGTCACTCGGTTCGCGGAAAACGAGATCGTTCCCGTCGCTGGCGAGTACGACGAGGAAGAGAAGTATCCCCACGAGATCATCGACAAGGCCGCCGAGATGGGGCTGACCGGTCCCTACATCCCGATGGAGTACGGTGGCGCCGGCTACTCGATCCTCGACACCGCGATCATCACCGAGGAGCTGTTCTCCTATGATCCCGGCATCGCACTCTCGATCGTCTCGACTTCCTTTGGCTGCGAGGCGATCATGAACTTCGGAACCGAAGACCAGAAAGAACGGTTCCTCGAACCCGTCGCGATGGGCGAGAAGATCTCGGGCGCGGCGATCTCCGAGCCCGACACCGGATCCGACGTCTCCTCGGTTTCGACACAGGCCGAGAAGGACGGCGACGAGTGGGTTATCAACGGCAACAAGATGTGGATCACCAACGGCACCATCGGCGACTTCTTCGTGGTGCTCTGTGAGACCAACCCCGACGCCGAGGGTCGGTACAACGGCTTCAGCCAGATCATCGTCGAGTCCGACCGTGACGGGTTCGAGGCCGACAAGATCACCGGCAAGCTCGGCATTCGAGCCTCCGATACCGCCGAGCTCATCTTCGACGACGTTCGGGTCCCCGAGGAGAACCTCGTCGGAACGAAAGACGCCGCGTTCATGCAACAGATGCAGTTTTTCGATGAGACTCGAACGGCCGTGGCCGCCCAGGGCGTCGGCATCGCGAAGGGTGCGACCCGCGCGGCCCTCGACTACGCCCAGGACCGCGAGCAGTTCGGCAAGTCGATCTCGGAGTTCCAGGCGATCCAGCATAAGCTCGCCGAGATGGCGACCGACACCGAGGCCGCACGCAATCTGACCTACAAGGCCGCCTGGAAGGTCGACCAAGGCGAGGACATCACCAAGCTCGCCTCGATGGCCAAGGAGTACGCCTCCAGGGTCGCCGTCGACGTCGCCGACGAGGCCGTCCAGATCCACGGCGGTGCCGGCTACGTCAACGACTTCCCCGTCGAGCGGTTCTACCGCGACGCCAAGATCACCCAGATCTACGAGGGAACCAGCGAGATCCAGAAGAACGTCATCGCCCGCGAGATGCTCGGCAAGGGCTTCTAA
- a CDS encoding SWIM zinc finger family protein, with translation MFGTALSDYDPTELVGSNRPLIKYRDKHKYAELVLELERTGHGFSAEGITALDEIRSNYANRVADDNTHQTGVTLEVGVTPRTITIKGIFPEDSSSMIGSCWEIVSDPDKWFPIGWPKQGWIHRRSADPEIPGDEPVVDAFPRLQTQTPATSVDLETLRQVTEPGRYERGSRYYEQGSVTGIESVDDSLQATVEGSRPYEVQVTLSEGSYVSGQCSCPDDTVPCKHIVAAVLASGDIKAVGDGQSIEALLEAAPTKELRTVLTELADEDIRVRKRIYEKLGED, from the coding sequence GTGTTTGGAACAGCACTCTCAGACTACGATCCAACCGAATTGGTCGGGAGCAATCGACCGCTGATCAAATACCGCGACAAGCACAAATATGCTGAGCTGGTGCTCGAACTCGAGCGGACTGGCCATGGGTTCTCAGCCGAGGGTATCACTGCACTCGACGAGATTCGCTCGAACTACGCCAACCGAGTCGCTGATGACAATACACACCAGACTGGTGTCACACTCGAGGTCGGTGTGACTCCACGAACGATAACGATCAAGGGGATATTCCCCGAGGATAGCTCGTCAATGATTGGATCGTGCTGGGAGATCGTGAGCGATCCGGACAAGTGGTTCCCGATCGGATGGCCAAAGCAAGGATGGATCCACCGCCGGTCAGCTGATCCTGAGATCCCTGGAGATGAGCCAGTCGTAGATGCGTTTCCCCGCCTTCAAACACAAACACCAGCTACCTCAGTTGACCTTGAGACGCTGCGACAAGTGACCGAGCCAGGCCGCTATGAGCGAGGAAGCCGCTACTATGAACAAGGCTCAGTAACCGGTATCGAGTCCGTCGACGATTCTCTTCAGGCGACAGTCGAGGGTAGTCGTCCATACGAGGTCCAAGTCACTCTCTCAGAGGGGAGCTACGTTAGCGGTCAGTGTAGCTGTCCAGATGATACAGTCCCCTGCAAGCATATCGTCGCTGCCGTGTTAGCTAGCGGTGATATCAAAGCCGTCGGCGATGGTCAATCGATAGAGGCTCTTCTGGAAGCAGCACCCACCAAAGAGCTTCGAACCGTGCTTACCGAACTCGCGGACGAGGACATACGAGTGAGGAAACGCATCTACGAGAAGCTTGGTGAAGACTGA
- a CDS encoding helix-turn-helix domain-containing protein has product MREFVFALEYEPGTNPVADVLGDYPEASIRSLSYHATEDSLWRVDHAEGPPAALEALEDAYANAEYFADCLVKDDCGADCETQILDRSSDELVVYTYWDRTDACTSVPHVALEHLGDGLLFETYREGRRYRWRIVLASDAPIHDFFDALGEEVGECTGMEMLRLTELDPDRRDDDADDALPTEQRNALRAAVEHGYYETPRRVELSELAEKLDVPRSTLSYRLRRAEAALASAFVGREESLEALAASGSEGAL; this is encoded by the coding sequence ATGAGAGAGTTCGTCTTCGCCCTCGAGTACGAACCGGGGACGAATCCGGTTGCGGACGTCCTCGGCGACTATCCGGAGGCGTCGATCAGGTCGCTGTCGTACCACGCCACCGAGGACAGCCTCTGGCGGGTCGACCACGCCGAAGGACCCCCGGCGGCGCTGGAAGCGCTCGAGGACGCCTACGCGAACGCGGAGTATTTCGCGGACTGTCTGGTCAAGGACGACTGTGGCGCCGACTGTGAGACACAGATCCTCGATCGCTCGAGCGACGAGCTCGTCGTCTACACCTACTGGGATCGCACCGACGCCTGCACGTCGGTTCCCCACGTCGCGCTCGAACACCTCGGCGACGGGCTCCTGTTCGAGACCTACCGCGAGGGACGACGGTACCGCTGGCGGATCGTCCTCGCGAGCGACGCGCCGATCCACGACTTCTTCGACGCCCTGGGCGAGGAGGTCGGCGAGTGTACGGGGATGGAGATGCTGCGGCTGACGGAGCTCGATCCGGACCGCCGCGACGACGACGCCGACGACGCGCTACCGACCGAGCAGCGCAATGCGCTTCGGGCGGCCGTCGAGCACGGCTACTACGAGACGCCTCGCCGGGTCGAGCTCTCGGAGCTCGCCGAGAAGCTCGACGTGCCGCGCTCGACGCTCTCCTACCGTCTTCGTCGCGCCGAAGCCGCCCTCGCGAGCGCGTTCGTCGGCCGAGAGGAGTCCCTCGAGGCGCTGGCGGCGTCCGGTTCGGAGGGGGCGCTCTGA
- the thiC gene encoding phosphomethylpyrimidine synthase ThiC, with the protein MPETQLQQARAGKITSAMKRVAERENCKPETVRKQVANGQAVIPTNHSHESLDPMIIGREFSTKVNANIGNSDTTSDIKGELQKLHTAVHYGADTVMDLSTGESLDQIRTANIEHSPVPVGTVPIYEAVKRAENPTDITHELLLEIIEKQAKQGVDYMTIHAGVLMEHLPLTDDRKTGIVSRGGSILAQWIEENGMQNPLYAKFEEICSIFAEHDVTFSLGDGLRPGCLADANDEAQFAELETLGELTQTAWDHGVQVMVEGPGHVPLDQIVENVERQQEVCDGAPFYVLGPLVTDIAPGYDHITSAIGATEAARAGAAMLCYVTPKEHLGLPDKEDVRDGLAAYRIAAHAADVANDLPGARDWDDALSEARYEFDWQRQFDLALDPERAQNSHDQTLPGDNYKDARFCSMCGVEFCSMRIDQDARNTDGEMTTINDETDLGSSPAADVNLPPVGVHDTSRVPDEIEIDGVTFT; encoded by the coding sequence ATGCCAGAGACACAACTTCAGCAGGCCCGTGCAGGAAAAATCACCTCCGCTATGAAACGAGTCGCTGAGCGAGAAAACTGCAAGCCAGAGACGGTGAGAAAACAGGTCGCCAACGGTCAGGCAGTTATCCCAACCAATCACAGCCACGAATCCCTTGACCCGATGATTATCGGGCGAGAGTTCTCAACGAAGGTTAACGCAAATATCGGTAACAGCGATACAACTAGTGACATCAAGGGAGAACTGCAGAAGCTCCATACAGCTGTTCACTATGGTGCAGACACCGTTATGGACCTTTCGACAGGTGAAAGCCTCGATCAGATCCGAACGGCAAATATCGAACACTCACCCGTTCCAGTCGGGACGGTTCCAATCTACGAAGCAGTGAAGCGTGCAGAGAATCCTACTGACATTACTCACGAGTTGTTACTCGAGATCATCGAGAAACAAGCAAAGCAGGGAGTCGATTATATGACGATCCACGCGGGCGTCTTGATGGAACATCTGCCGCTGACTGATGACCGCAAGACCGGTATCGTGTCGAGAGGAGGCTCGATTCTAGCCCAGTGGATCGAGGAAAACGGGATGCAGAATCCCCTCTACGCTAAGTTCGAGGAAATCTGTAGCATCTTCGCAGAGCACGATGTAACGTTTTCGTTGGGTGATGGCCTTCGGCCAGGCTGCCTAGCGGACGCAAATGATGAGGCCCAATTTGCCGAACTCGAAACACTCGGTGAACTCACCCAAACGGCATGGGATCATGGTGTCCAGGTGATGGTTGAAGGACCAGGCCACGTTCCACTGGATCAAATCGTGGAAAACGTCGAACGACAGCAGGAAGTCTGTGATGGGGCCCCATTCTATGTTCTTGGCCCGCTGGTCACTGACATCGCACCGGGATATGATCATATCACAAGCGCGATCGGTGCGACCGAAGCTGCTCGAGCCGGAGCTGCAATGTTGTGCTACGTTACACCGAAAGAGCACCTGGGCCTCCCGGACAAAGAAGATGTTCGAGATGGGCTCGCAGCGTATCGAATTGCTGCTCACGCTGCAGATGTTGCAAATGACCTACCCGGAGCACGAGATTGGGATGACGCACTCTCGGAAGCGCGCTACGAGTTCGACTGGCAGCGACAATTCGATCTTGCGCTCGACCCCGAACGCGCGCAAAACTCCCATGATCAGACGCTACCAGGAGACAACTACAAAGATGCTCGATTTTGCTCGATGTGTGGCGTCGAGTTCTGCTCGATGCGAATCGACCAAGATGCACGAAATACGGATGGTGAGATGACTACAATCAATGACGAAACAGATCTTGGTTCGTCGCCTGCAGCAGACGTGAACCTCCCCCCAGTTGGGGTTCATGATACCAGTCGTGTTCCCGACGAAATCGAAATTGATGGCGTGACATTTACCTAA
- a CDS encoding RNA-guided endonuclease InsQ/TnpB family protein: MNYNYRYQLNPSDDLRERLAWTVDTCRQVYNHFLHRLNRHDDTSSYSEQKRLPDLKDWWNDLRDVHSKVLQKVVQRLYDNLSTLNSRKQNGYSVGELKWKAPGEYQSFTYSQSGFKLKNTSGRTRLWLSKIGDIPITFHRDLPDDATIKTVTVKREPTGKWYAILGVETPDDPPEKPDEVTDAVGIDVGILKYVHDSDGTAVESPDLSDERERLERAQRNLSRKGHGSNNWEEQRKTVARRHADLKRKRRDFLHKLSAYYAREYDLVAVEDLDTKDWLSFRATLGAAPGASWGMFLRMLEYKCEREGTYFVAVDPRGTTKECASCGVETDKPLWVRKHSCPSCGFEADRDANASWNILSRGLEQVGAGCPESTPVETALPTGTHSVPAKRVIEAGSPTLKERTASAVSE, translated from the coding sequence ATGAACTACAACTACAGGTATCAGCTAAACCCGTCTGACGACCTCCGCGAGCGATTAGCATGGACTGTCGATACCTGTAGGCAGGTCTACAACCATTTCCTCCACCGCCTCAACCGCCACGACGATACGTCGTCGTACTCCGAGCAGAAGCGTCTGCCGGACCTGAAAGACTGGTGGAATGACCTGCGAGACGTTCACTCGAAGGTGTTGCAGAAAGTCGTTCAGCGGTTGTACGACAACCTCTCGACGCTCAACAGCCGGAAGCAGAACGGCTACAGCGTCGGGGAGTTGAAGTGGAAAGCACCGGGCGAGTACCAATCGTTCACCTACAGCCAGTCCGGCTTCAAACTCAAAAACACGAGTGGTCGGACCCGACTGTGGCTCTCGAAGATTGGTGACATTCCCATTACTTTCCACCGCGACCTGCCCGACGACGCCACCATCAAGACCGTCACTGTCAAACGCGAACCCACCGGCAAGTGGTACGCCATCCTCGGCGTCGAAACCCCCGACGACCCACCCGAGAAGCCCGACGAGGTGACTGACGCTGTTGGTATCGACGTGGGTATCCTAAAATACGTCCACGACAGCGACGGGACCGCCGTCGAGTCGCCTGACCTTTCCGACGAACGCGAGCGGTTAGAACGCGCCCAACGTAACCTCTCGCGGAAGGGACACGGCTCGAACAATTGGGAGGAACAGCGCAAGACGGTCGCTCGACGCCACGCTGACCTGAAGCGCAAGCGTCGAGACTTCTTGCACAAACTCTCGGCGTACTACGCCCGCGAGTACGACCTTGTCGCGGTCGAGGACTTGGATACGAAGGACTGGTTGAGCTTCCGGGCAACTCTCGGAGCCGCGCCGGGGGCCTCGTGGGGGATGTTCCTGCGAATGCTCGAATACAAGTGCGAGCGGGAAGGAACGTACTTCGTCGCCGTGGACCCCCGAGGCACGACCAAAGAGTGCGCGTCATGTGGCGTCGAGACGGACAAGCCGTTGTGGGTACGCAAGCATTCGTGTCCGTCGTGTGGGTTCGAGGCAGACAGAGACGCGAATGCGTCGTGGAACATCCTCTCTCGCGGTCTCGAACAAGTAGGGGCGGGCTGTCCCGAATCAACGCCTGTGGAGACTGCGCTCCCTACGGGAACCCATTCGGTTCCTGCAAAGCGCGTCATCGAAGCAGGAAGCCCCACCCTCAAGGAGCGAACCGCGTCAGCGGTGAGCGAGTAG
- a CDS encoding DUF2080 family transposase-associated protein: MEQFTINGHEVVDGDVKATGNGAHVYVPKRWRGADVKVVRTSDPDDE, from the coding sequence ATGGAACAGTTCACAATCAACGGCCACGAAGTCGTGGACGGCGACGTGAAAGCCACAGGTAACGGCGCTCACGTCTACGTCCCGAAACGCTGGCGTGGCGCGGACGTGAAAGTCGTCCGTACTTCTGACCCCGACGACGAATAG
- a CDS encoding lactate racemase domain-containing protein codes for MIDDLTVAESTVRTACGDVALPEMGVLEQRWETDPIAPESVADEAAAAVGDLELEDVPTGGEVAVGAGSRGIDNLPEIVGGVVDGLRERGYEPFVFPAMGSHGGATAEGQREKLATLGVTEETVGCEIRATMEVVTVGETPEREVPVYADAHAVEADAIVPVNRIKPHTDFGGDVESGLSKMLVIGMGKQRGAKMAHDWAVDWSLRNMLPEITGQLLAALPVAGGVAIVEDQHDETTHIEGVPPSGFLERESELLELAWELMPKLPFEELDVLVVDQLGKDVSGQGMDTNVTGRRHFTINEPEPETAEIKRVFARGFTEKTKGNAMGMGQADFAHRDVLAGLDWSKSLINAITASTVRGVRLPPVVETDRAGLVASLGTIGPVPGEDARVLRVTDTMRLKRCYASAPLIEAAREREDLRVVSEPSPVEFDEDGNFAASSPD; via the coding sequence ATGATCGATGATCTCACGGTAGCGGAGTCGACCGTCCGAACCGCATGCGGGGACGTCGCGCTCCCGGAAATGGGCGTCCTCGAGCAGCGCTGGGAGACCGATCCGATCGCGCCCGAATCCGTCGCCGACGAGGCGGCCGCGGCGGTCGGAGACCTCGAGCTCGAGGACGTCCCCACGGGCGGGGAGGTCGCCGTCGGCGCCGGGAGCCGCGGTATCGACAACCTTCCCGAGATCGTCGGCGGGGTCGTCGACGGGTTACGGGAGCGAGGGTACGAGCCGTTCGTCTTTCCGGCGATGGGGAGCCACGGCGGGGCGACCGCCGAGGGCCAGCGCGAGAAGCTCGCGACGCTGGGGGTCACCGAGGAGACGGTCGGGTGTGAGATCCGGGCGACGATGGAGGTCGTCACGGTCGGCGAGACGCCCGAGCGGGAGGTTCCGGTGTACGCCGACGCCCACGCCGTCGAGGCCGACGCCATCGTCCCGGTCAACCGAATCAAACCTCACACCGACTTCGGCGGGGACGTCGAGAGCGGACTCTCGAAGATGCTCGTCATCGGGATGGGGAAACAGCGCGGCGCGAAGATGGCCCACGACTGGGCCGTCGACTGGAGCCTGCGGAACATGCTCCCCGAGATCACCGGCCAGCTCCTCGCGGCGCTCCCGGTCGCCGGCGGCGTCGCGATCGTCGAGGACCAGCACGACGAGACGACTCACATCGAGGGTGTCCCGCCGTCGGGCTTTCTCGAACGCGAATCGGAGCTGCTCGAGCTGGCCTGGGAGCTCATGCCGAAGCTCCCCTTCGAGGAGCTGGATGTCCTCGTCGTCGACCAGCTGGGGAAAGACGTCAGCGGGCAGGGGATGGACACCAACGTGACGGGGCGGCGCCACTTCACGATCAACGAGCCCGAACCCGAGACGGCCGAGATCAAGCGCGTCTTCGCGCGCGGGTTCACCGAGAAGACCAAGGGGAACGCGATGGGGATGGGGCAGGCCGATTTCGCCCACCGCGACGTGCTGGCGGGGCTTGACTGGTCGAAGTCACTTATCAACGCGATCACCGCAAGCACCGTCCGGGGAGTGCGGCTCCCGCCCGTGGTCGAGACCGACCGAGCGGGACTGGTCGCGAGCCTCGGGACGATCGGTCCCGTTCCGGGCGAGGACGCCCGCGTCCTCAGAGTGACCGACACGATGCGCCTGAAGCGGTGTTACGCCTCGGCACCACTGATCGAGGCCGCACGCGAACGCGAGGACCTTCGTGTCGTGAGCGAGCCGTCCCCGGTCGAGTTCGACGAGGACGGAAACTTCGCGGCGTCCTCGCCGGACTGA
- a CDS encoding heavy metal translocating P-type ATPase: protein MTESVAPSDSSRTLELQVPEMDCPSCATKVRNSVGRLAGIDGIDPRVTSGRLVVEYDPTRTDEASIRERVRAAGYAVEDAAAELTLSVPEMDCPSCATKVENALADLEDVGEVETRPATGRVTVATGEGADTGTVVEAIESAGYEATPIGDGDDVIADPAAVWRSRRAVGTGIGAVLVAVGMGLEFALPALDPALGTIAGRTYAGSHLLFIAAVVVAGTPILRNGYYSARNRSLDIEFLMSVGIVASVAAHHPFEGAILAVLFSVAALLERFSMDRARDSLRELMDLSPDTATVRREDGSEETVPADELAIGDRVVVRPGEKIPADGTVREGSSAVDQSPITGESVPEDKEPGEEVYAGTILESGYLEVDVESEADESTIARIVRMVEDAEREQTEREQFIDRFASVYTPIVVVLAAAAAILPPLAFGASWSYWFLVGLTLLVISCPCALVISTPVSVVSGITSAAKNGVLIKGGRHLEAVGESDVLAVDKTGTLTTGELSVTDVIPLEGASEDEILRRAGATERRSEHPIGQAIVGYAEESGVEPDDHDVSAFEALTGKGVRADVDGTTHYVGKPDLFERLADLEHTHATTDGGLSLESMGYEPEPQCDREACLDVLNEVVPELQAEGKTVVIVGTEDGPIGVVAVADRVRPEAEWTVSRLQEQGVRVVMLTGDNEGTARAIAAEVGIEEYHAELLPDEKLELIRNLESEHGENRVAMVGDGINDAPALATAEVGIAMGAAGTDTALETADVALMGDDLTRLPYLYELSGKANGVIRQNVWSSLAVKAVLAAGAPFGIVTVIHAVVIGDMGMSLGVTGNAMRLAGVEPETPDADELAG from the coding sequence ATGACCGAGTCAGTCGCCCCGTCCGACTCGAGTCGCACCCTCGAGTTGCAGGTTCCCGAGATGGACTGTCCTTCCTGTGCGACCAAGGTGCGAAACAGCGTCGGACGCCTCGCGGGGATCGACGGGATCGATCCCCGCGTAACCAGCGGCCGCCTCGTCGTCGAGTACGACCCCACCCGGACCGACGAGGCGTCGATCCGCGAGCGCGTCCGCGCGGCCGGCTACGCGGTCGAGGACGCCGCCGCGGAGCTCACGCTTTCCGTCCCGGAGATGGACTGTCCCTCCTGTGCGACGAAAGTCGAGAACGCGCTGGCCGACCTCGAGGACGTCGGCGAGGTCGAGACCCGTCCCGCGACCGGTCGGGTGACCGTCGCGACGGGCGAGGGAGCCGACACCGGGACCGTCGTCGAGGCGATCGAGTCCGCGGGGTACGAGGCGACGCCGATCGGCGACGGCGACGATGTGATCGCCGACCCGGCGGCGGTCTGGCGGAGTCGCCGGGCCGTCGGAACGGGGATCGGCGCCGTCCTCGTGGCGGTCGGGATGGGCCTCGAGTTCGCTCTTCCCGCACTCGATCCCGCTCTCGGAACGATCGCAGGCAGGACCTACGCAGGCTCGCATCTCCTCTTTATTGCGGCCGTCGTCGTCGCCGGGACGCCCATCCTGCGGAACGGCTACTACTCGGCGCGAAACCGGAGCCTCGACATCGAGTTCCTGATGAGCGTCGGGATCGTCGCCAGCGTGGCGGCCCACCACCCTTTCGAGGGGGCGATCCTGGCGGTGCTGTTCTCGGTCGCGGCGCTACTCGAGCGGTTCTCGATGGACCGCGCCCGGGACTCCCTGCGGGAGCTGATGGACCTCTCGCCGGATACCGCCACGGTACGCCGCGAGGACGGCTCCGAGGAGACGGTTCCGGCCGACGAGCTCGCGATCGGCGACCGCGTCGTCGTCCGTCCGGGCGAGAAGATCCCGGCCGACGGCACCGTCCGCGAGGGTTCCAGCGCGGTCGACCAGTCGCCGATTACCGGGGAGAGCGTTCCCGAGGACAAGGAACCGGGCGAGGAGGTCTACGCTGGGACGATCCTCGAGTCAGGGTACCTCGAGGTCGACGTCGAGAGCGAGGCCGACGAGTCGACGATCGCCCGAATCGTCCGTATGGTCGAGGACGCCGAGCGCGAGCAGACCGAGCGCGAGCAGTTTATCGACCGCTTCGCGAGCGTCTACACGCCGATCGTCGTCGTCCTCGCGGCCGCGGCTGCGATCCTCCCGCCGCTTGCGTTCGGGGCGTCCTGGAGCTACTGGTTTCTCGTCGGCCTGACGCTGCTCGTGATCTCCTGTCCCTGCGCGCTGGTGATCTCGACGCCGGTGAGCGTCGTCTCCGGGATCACCAGCGCCGCGAAAAACGGCGTGTTGATCAAGGGCGGGCGCCACCTCGAGGCCGTCGGCGAGAGCGACGTCCTCGCGGTCGACAAGACCGGGACCCTGACGACGGGCGAGCTCTCGGTGACCGACGTGATCCCGCTCGAGGGCGCCAGCGAGGACGAGATCCTCCGTCGAGCCGGCGCCACAGAGCGCCGCAGCGAGCACCCGATCGGGCAGGCGATCGTCGGCTACGCCGAGGAGAGCGGGGTCGAGCCCGACGACCACGACGTCTCCGCGTTCGAGGCGCTCACCGGGAAGGGCGTCCGCGCCGACGTCGACGGCACCACCCACTACGTCGGCAAACCCGACCTCTTCGAGAGGCTGGCCGACCTCGAGCACACCCACGCGACGACCGACGGCGGACTGAGTCTCGAATCGATGGGGTACGAGCCCGAACCGCAGTGTGACCGCGAGGCCTGCCTGGACGTCCTCAACGAGGTCGTTCCCGAGCTCCAGGCCGAGGGCAAGACCGTCGTAATCGTCGGCACCGAGGACGGCCCGATCGGCGTCGTCGCCGTCGCGGATCGCGTCCGTCCGGAGGCCGAGTGGACTGTCTCTCGACTGCAGGAACAGGGCGTCCGCGTCGTAATGCTCACCGGCGACAACGAGGGGACTGCCCGTGCGATCGCCGCCGAAGTCGGGATCGAGGAGTACCACGCGGAGCTGTTACCGGACGAAAAGCTCGAGCTGATTCGCAACCTCGAGAGTGAACACGGCGAAAACCGCGTCGCCATGGTCGGCGACGGGATCAACGACGCGCCAGCGCTCGCGACCGCCGAGGTCGGGATCGCGATGGGCGCCGCGGGGACCGACACCGCCCTCGAAACCGCCGACGTCGCGTTGATGGGCGACGATCTCACTCGCCTCCCCTACCTCTACGAGCTCTCGGGGAAGGCAAACGGCGTCATCCGCCAGAACGTCTGGTCGAGCCTGGCGGTCAAGGCCGTCCTCGCCGCGGGCGCGCCGTTCGGGATCGTGACCGTCATTCACGCGGTCGTCATCGGCGACATGGGGATGAGCCTCGGTGTGACTGGCAACGCGATGCGGCTGGCGGGCGTCGAGCCCGAAACGCCAGATGCGGACGAACTCGCCGGCTGA